The stretch of DNA CTTTGGCATTTTCTTGACTATTTCAGGCGGATGGCCACAAAAGGTATTGTAACTGCACCACATATTTTCATGAAATCTTCAACAGGTCAGATATAACCATTTACGTTGGACCACATAGAAGCTAAATTGTACTAACTACTAACCCAGAGTCCTGATCAAAGTATAGTCGAGCTTGCTCCTCCCGGCTTCCTTCATCAATTGACCACCAACCTAGTAGTCTGAGCGAGTACGTAGAGGATCAAATGTTAGGCATCAACTTGATGTTTGTTAGTAATTCAGTGacaacataaaatttattattggtGGTTTTGTTAGCCTCCATAACTTTTGTGCAATAAAAACAGACAAAGGAAGTAGCTAAACATATTTATCACCTGGATCCATGGTGCAAGAAACCTAAGCAATCGTGGGCTCTGgatgaaaatctaaaatataatcCTGAATCATCTTCGTCGCGCAGCAATAGAACGGCCTTCTCTATTAACTTAGAAGCAGCAAATAGAACACTAACGCCTTGCAACAGAAAAAGTGGGGAAAACAGGACAGGGACTGGTATATGCGTAGCAGCTTCAGGAGTCCCCTGAAAGTTCAAACCACAAGCTTTTTAGTAATGTCCAAACACAAGAACTGTAGGATCGACAGAAATGTTGTGTACCTCTAGATGCATGCAAAGTACCACTTGAAATACAATGAGGGGAATTTTCATTATATGACCACCAATGTCTTGCAGGCCACAAGTTGTATCTTGGTGCCTATCGTCTTCTGGAAAAACCCCAAAGCCACTGTTCCAGTCAAGATATCGAATAGTGGTAGAAGATGACCCGGTTTCTCTGTCACTTGAGCTTCTATGAATTACTGGGTTAGACCATTTTGtacaaacaagaaaagcaaAGCACTCCGCAATTCTGCAGACAAAAACGTGCACATTGATTACAATCATGATCAATTCCACCAATAGCattaagaaattatatatgtaaccGAAAAAGGCAAAGACATACCCAAAATTAATGAATAGATCCCACCAGCCAAGAGCAGCTACGTCACCTGAttcgaataaaataataagGAATTAATGGACATCTTTTATATAAGATAGGATTTAGATAGGTGAATATCCACATCGTTAGTGAGCCAGCTGAAGTTAAATATGTCAGTGGCTGTGCATACGAAAGGGAACTCCACATAAAGGACGTTTAGTATTTTAAGgaacaaataaaaacacatGGTGTTCAATCCCTAAAAGCTTGACTTGTTCCACCAGTCATCCCATTTCATATAAACAGTTACAATGACTCATCCTGCAGGATTTATAGGTTTTCATTTCTGGAGAAATTGTCTAATCTAAATGGTCACTAAACAGACAAAGCCCATGTTAGGTAGATCATTTGAgccaaaaaaatcagaaactatTACAATGGCAGATTAGTACCAGACAGCTTTAGGAGGGTAAAGACTGTAGCAGCCAGAAAGAACACCATGGAAATCGCAACCCAGAAATGCTGCagacaacaaaaagaaacatctGAAAAGTTTATTTGAAGTAGCTTCGTACCCTCCAACAGAGATCAGAAATTTCTTCCAGCCTAACTGTATAAGCTAAAATTACAGAAATTGACCAAAAGGAGAACTTCTCTCAATCCATGACTTGAGAATCAGACTTCAAAGTCTTGTTattagaagaaaagagaatggTAGCATTTGTATATTACTGATAACTCACACATAGAAACTAAATGCAACTTAAGCAAGTAAAGAAATAAGTGATATTGTCTTAAGCTGCTGAACCAATTACTTTTAACAACAGCTTAGACCTTAATGAAAAAATGTAGTATGACTTACAGGAAGAGCTTCCCATATTGCTTCATCATTCACGCTCTCTTCATCTCCAGGCATCAGTGCCCGACACATTCTGAAGATAAAACGTGTGGTATATTAAGAACTTCATATAGAAATGGCAGATTTAATAATTCCAAGAAATTTTCCAACTAAGGGAAACAGTAAAGTTTACAATAAAGGTCTATTTAAGTTGTTAATCCACATCATTGGTACTAGCTTCATATGCCCGATAATATCTCACTAACCTCAGTAGCTTCACTTCTCAACCAAAGGATGTATTACAAATGCAATCACAAATCATGTATAACAAAGCTGAATTAGCCTTGAAAAACCATTCTAATCGTTGTTACTAGTCTGTTCTACAACCCATAACCTCTATCCTACAATATTATCcgaaaactgaaacaaaatcgCTCATGTGAACCAAATTGTTATGTgttcacaaaaagaaagaacaaatggTTTTGAGAAGCAATTGAGATAAAAACCGGTATTACATATCTTATCACAATACCTGGCATTGTCCACAAGTATTATTACTTCAAACGCCAATAAAGGGAGAAATACAATCTTCAAGCTCACAGCTGGCAGCGAACGAGCTACATCTCAAATAGAATAACATAAAACACAGTAAACAGGGAGGAACTAAAAGTAAGGTATCAGACATCAAGAAAACACTACAGAAGCTTATAAAGTACTTTGTGACGCTATTCAATATAATCAttaattcaaaaaccaaaactccaAACGAGAAGCTTTGAGAGTCAACATTTGCTTCACCGcatgagtataaacataaatgattttgttcctTGTCAAGATATTAAACTACAAGAGTCATTAAATATCATATAAGCTATAAGTTGTATACCATGTGCAGTCTCGAGGTATACACAGAGGAGCAATTCGAAAGCTATAAGCAACGGTGTTGCTACAATAGCATGACACGGAGCCCACtgtacacccaaaaaaaaaaaacaaatcattacaaGCCAAGAGCTATGCGTTTACTGAAAATCACAACACTGGGCTTTGAATAATATTGTAGTTATAGAAGTAAGGGACATACATGACGGTTACGAGGAGCAATTGGAGCAGGAAGAGAGAATCTGCCCCGTGCAACAACAGCATGGAAAGCCCACAGAGGTAGACACACAACCCTACATCCCCAAATCAACGGAACAGATAAATTTGTTATGTATTAACCGATTCAACACCAAGAAATGGATAACACACCAAAAATAACCCCCAAAAGTTAGATTCAAGAAAGCTAAAAGAATCAGAAATTCCCAACGACTCAGTTTAGATTGACATCAAATCCGTCTGCAGTCCTCACACAAAACCGTAAACTCTTATGTTTCTTCATACAAAACATAGTACTACATGGTACATGAACACGTGACACGAGAGAGGCTTCCCTGTCTCATAGTACCAGAGAATGAGATAAAGAGATGTACTTTTTAATGTCTtgtatacaaaaacaaaacgagtTTCCGAAAGAGGAATATTCCTATTTAAATGAGAAAGGAATGGAG from Camelina sativa cultivar DH55 chromosome 9, Cs, whole genome shotgun sequence encodes:
- the LOC104713018 gene encoding uncharacterized protein LOC104713018 isoform X2 translates to MNCGRVFKSVQALVAHIFLLSFTLALVLKLDHTLTYSWWVVCLPLWAFHAVVARGRFSLPAPIAPRNRHWAPCHAIVATPLLIAFELLLCVYLETAHARSLPAVSLKIVFLPLLAFEVIILVDNARMCRALMPGDEESVNDEAIWEALPHFWVAISMVFFLAATVFTLLKLSGDVAALGWWDLFINFGIAECFAFLVCTKWSNPVIHRSSSDRETGSSSTTIRYLDWNSGFGVFPEDDRHQDTTCGLQDIGGHIMKIPLIVFQVVLCMHLEGTPEAATHIPVPVLFSPLFLLQGVSVLFAASKLIEKAVLLLRDEDDSGLYFRFSSRAHDCLGFLHHGSRLLGWWSIDEGSREEQARLYFDQDSGYNTFCGHPPEIVKKMPKKELAEEVWRLQAALGEQTEITKFSQQEYERLQNEKVLCRVCFEREISVVLLPCRHRVLCRNCSDKCKKCPFCRITIEERLPVYDV
- the LOC104713018 gene encoding uncharacterized protein LOC104713018 isoform X1; this translates as MNCGRVFKSVQALVAHIFLLSFTLALVLKLDHTLTYSWWVVCLPLWAFHAVVARGRFSLPAPIAPRNRHWAPCHAIVATPLLIAFELLLCVYLETAHDVARSLPAVSLKIVFLPLLAFEVIILVDNARMCRALMPGDEESVNDEAIWEALPHFWVAISMVFFLAATVFTLLKLSGDVAALGWWDLFINFGIAECFAFLVCTKWSNPVIHRSSSDRETGSSSTTIRYLDWNSGFGVFPEDDRHQDTTCGLQDIGGHIMKIPLIVFQVVLCMHLEGTPEAATHIPVPVLFSPLFLLQGVSVLFAASKLIEKAVLLLRDEDDSGLYFRFSSRAHDCLGFLHHGSRLLGWWSIDEGSREEQARLYFDQDSGYNTFCGHPPEIVKKMPKKELAEEVWRLQAALGEQTEITKFSQQEYERLQNEKVLCRVCFEREISVVLLPCRHRVLCRNCSDKCKKCPFCRITIEERLPVYDV